A window of Leptolyngbyaceae cyanobacterium genomic DNA:
GGATTTCTCCCGGTGTTCTCGGAGTAACTAATTCTCCATTTTCATCGACTAATCTAACTTCCACTTGTGGCAGAGGTTTCCCTACATATCCCGCCAATCTTTCACCGTGCAAAGGGTTAGATAAAGCCATACCGATTTCGGTCATTCCGTAACGTTCCAGAAGAAAATGACCGCTGATATTTTGCCATTTTTCTAATACTCGAACGGGTAAAGCTGCGGAGCCTGAAACCATCAGGCGCATTTTAGCACAGCCATCGGATATTCTTTGTTGACGATCGCGATCGGCATTTTCCCAAGCGGCAATTAATTTGACATAAATTGTCGGGACAGCCATAAATAAGGTTAAGTCACCATTACTAATGCGATCGCAAACTATTTCAGCATCGAAATTTGGTAACATATGGCACTGGGCACCGCTCCACAACGCGCAAGTCAGCCCGTTAATAATGCCGTGAATGTGATGTAGCGGTAAAACGTGCAGAATGCGATCGTCCGATGTCCATCCCCAAGCAGAAATTAAACTAGTCACTTGCACTTGAATATTTTGATGCGTCGTCACTACACCCTTTGGTTTCCCAGTCGTACCGCTAGTATAAAGAATCAATGCGCGTCTGGTAAGATCGATTTCTGGCAAAAAACCAACTTCTTCCGGTAGAGTATCCGAAGTAAGAATAAATCGTAAATTTCTCTCTTCTGCTATTGGACGCAGTACCGTTTCAAAATGCGGATGTGCGATAATAATTGACGCTCCTGAGTCGTCAATTACATACTCTAACTCAGGTTTTGGATGAGAAACGCACAAAGGTACAGCCACGCCTCCTGCACGCCAAATCCCCCATTGCGTCGCTACATATTGAAATCCCGCAGGAATCAGAAAAGCTACTCGCTGTTCTTGTAAATCTGGCATATTATCCAGAAGTTTAGTAGCAATTAGAGCAGAAATTTGCAGCAAATTATAATATTTAAAAGTTCCTTCAGTGGCGACAATGGCGATTTTGTTGGGGTTTTGGTTTGCGCGATCGATTAGTGGGAGATTCACGTTAGTTAATGTTAATTAATTTAGAATTGATTGAATCTGGTTACTGAAAGAATAGCATTGTGAGGGGATTATCTGACTTCTGTAATTTACTTTCAGAAGGGTTATGCAGTGCTAAACAGACTCTTAAAGTTACTGTTACGCGGTAACTATCGCCAATTACCCAACCTATCGCCCTATCAACTGATTGAATTGAAGGTTATGTGGAGAGCTAATCTTTAGCATCCGATCTGGACGGTCATGAATGCCAGAGTCAATACGTGATGGTTTCTTGGAAATACTAATATCCCTAATGCTGACAAAACGATACTCATAACTTTTCAGGAAATTTGGCTGGTTCCAAAATGATTGACCAATTTCCCGACAATAGGCAACGAAACACTGCGCTCCTTTAAGTTGTTGAATAATATCTGCCTCCGATCCTCCTTTCCCTGCCTTCATCTCGATACAGAGAATGACCTTTCTTTGACTAGTATTCGCAATGATGACAAAATCCGCACGTTTACATTCTCCACTATTTCCTTTAAAAACTGCATTCGGTGAACTAAAAGCATCTGCCTTAATGATAATGACCTCATCATCATCAGGCATTCCAATAATAGTTACACAATAGTTGGCGGGCGGAGGTTCTGTGAGCTTAACTTGCTTTCTACCGTTCCCATAGGGATCTTCCAATGGCACTGTAGCACTGTCTTTGATCATCTCTTTTAAGATAGCAATATCAGACATTACTCCTTACCCCAGACTATCGCTTCCTGAATCCGGTTCATTGTTTCAATCGTTGGATCGAAACTTCGGGCTTCAATACCCAGTTCGGGGTCGATGTCGGCTGTTGTCAGGGTTTGGCATTTAGTTTTTCTATTTTTTCCTTCTAATGTTATGAATGCTTCTTCCGCAATATAGACTTTGATTTTGTCAGAAGAGATTAGTTCTTCTGTCCGATAACCTTCTTCTTGAGCAATTCGTTTGAGATGAGGTTTATTATGGTTAAGCATTATTAATGTATTCAATTCTTTAATAATGTAATCACTGTGGGTAGTAATAAAAACTTTAATACCAAGGTTGATCAATCTAGCGAAAAGTCTGGCAACACGACGCTGGTTTTCAGGGTGTAGATTTAATTCAGGTTCATCTACCATCAGTAAATCACCAAGTTGCGCCTCATGTCTAAGGTAAAAGCCGATGTCTAGTAGAGAACGCACAGCACTAGAACTTTGATCCATCGAAAGCTTGACTCGTCTACCCTTCGGTACATAATAAAGTTCATCGTTGCGAGTAACTGTATATTCACCGCCTATAATGTCAGAAAAATCTGCCAATATATCAGGATAATTCTCGGCAATAAAACTACTTTTTTTGAAAATTGTCTCCAGTTCCCGCGTAAAATCTACATTCTTTTTTATTGGCAGGGCATAATCTTGATGGACTTTGAATAAAAGATCCATTGGATTGATATTGTTGTTAGCTTGACCCATTTCTTCAAGCAAGCGATTGCGAGCGAAATTCAACTCTTTACGGAAAATAGCAGCCCCAGTTCGTTCTGCACTAGCGATGAAAGGACGAGGAATAAGTTGAGCAAAGATTATTTCTTTTAGGGCATCGGAAATAGTTCGCTTAAGGATTTCTCTAGGAATGGTTGCCTTGTCTTTTTCAACTAGCAGAGTAACAATTAATTCTCTACTTTCTTGACTTTTATTCATAGAAAAAATTTCTACATTGGCAGATCCTATCGTCAGTTCAAATTCGCTTTTCAAATTAATATTTTTAATATCCAAATTTACCTTAAATTCTGTTTCTTTAAATAATTTATTCGGTGCTGCAAAAATATTTGATAATTGCTGAGTATATACTTCACAAGCTTTAGCAACAATCTGTTCGGATTGTTGGACATATTCTTCTATATCAAGACTAATTACTCCATTGGCAAGGAGTTGCTCGATCTTATCATCTTTGATTTCGAGCGAAAAAATCCGCCGCCAGTTATCTAAAAATCCGAATAAAGCGTAAGTGGCATAGGTCTTGCCAGTATTATTGCAGCCACAAATGATTGTCAAGTCACCAAGGATAAATTCGGCTTGCTTTAAAGCACCAAGATTTTTTACTTTTATCTTCATCGCCCGATTCCTGAGCAGGACTGCTCTATTACTATTATCAATAAATAGCATGGATCGATACGTCTTACGTACAGATTGCACTGTACTCTCGCCACAATCACTTTATTAAGCAGTCAGGTATAGCGATTTTAACTCGCCGCTTTGGAGGTAAAGAATCTTCTTACTCTTCTCCCGCTTTCAGTCGCTCATCCTACCCCTCTTCTATTTCCTTAATTTCATCTTTCGGAGGATTAGGCGGACACCAAAATAAATTTTTACTCGATACTCCCAGAGATTCGAGAATTCCTCGCATCACATCCGTACAGTGCATCCAATATCCCAAATCTTCATACATTTGGTCTGGATTGAATTCCAAGTTATAATGCAGAACATGGGGAATTTCCGAAAATTCATCGGAAGATTGGGGAGAAATTAGCAATACTCGAAATGGCTTTTCTTGGCATTTGGCTGCCAGCTTATCTACCAAATCTATTACGTAACCTCGATTGGTAATTCCCGTGCGAACGAATAGCACTTCATCGCACTTTTGTAGGGTATACCAAAAACGTTGAGAACGCGCACTGTAACGAACGCGCATTCTTTCATAAACGGGAGACATATCGTTAACGGGGTCGTCTGTTTCTTCTACTTCATGGGCGAAAGATAAACCCGTCCATTTTTTGTGATAAATTCTTCTTTGGTCGTGGTTGTAATCTAATAGATTGGGGTTCCACATATCGTGAAAACCTGTTGCGATCGTATCTGCAACATCGCCCAAATTTGTTGTTCTGGTTAAATCGAAGGGAAAAGCTGGCCCATCATATTCCATTTTGTATAAAAGCATTCGGATCGCGCAACGATCGCCTAACGGTAAAATTGCAATTCGGCTAATGTCTGATAATTTACACTTGTATTCAAACAATACGGTTGACTTGGCTGGCACTTTTACCCTACTTTCCAGCCCATCCTTGCCGATCATCATGGTACGAAACGGTACGTCGGGATTGAGGGAATCTTCGTAAATACCCGATGGCATTGCTTTGAGGATGCGGCGAATATCTTTCCACATGGGATGGATGTTGTATTCGTGATCCGATTCGTTGATGATGCGGAGAGCGCGATCGCTTTCTTTGAGCAGTCCCAGATCCCCGTCGTAAAATAAAGTTTGGGAAACTTTCGACGAAAAGAGATTGTAAGCTGCACTATATTCAATGTCAGCCGATGGGGGAATATCTAGCTGAGTTTCGATCGTGCTATCTTCTTTCACCCAAAAGAAGGGCTGCGTACCTGTTTGAGCAGTTTTGGCGATGTAAATACCGGGGATTAATCCAGCGTTGCTTTGAATTGCTGCTTGTAGTTCCCTCCAGTGAGGTGCGATCGTATAAGTATGTTTGGAAGTATTGATTACCCGCAAACTATGAGATTCATGACAGGCGAAGACGTGAAAACCCCAGTTATCGCGGTAAATGGGGTTTTCTTGCTTCTGAATCGCTAATTGTTTTCTTTGCATCAACTTATCTTTGTCGATCTCGAATAGACTGAGATCGATCGCCTCGAACATCAAGCGATGCCCTGCCATGTTAGGATGAGCCGGATCGGAAGAAGTGCCAACTTTCCAACGTCCCGCCCCATTATCCACCGCAGCTAACCAATTCAGTACTGGAACGCCCCAACTCAGCATTCGTTTGTGAGTTTCTTGTAAAAGCGCGTAATGTTCCGGGTAGTAATCTCCATTGGGATATAATCCACCCAGCATGGGAATAGAACCCAATTCCTTGGTCATTTTGACGAGTTGCTGCAATCCGCTTTCAAAACGTCGCTGCACTGCTTTTCGTTGGTGAGGGGGACAGTGTGCCAGTCCCTCGTTGCCCAGAGAAAGGGCTACGATGACGATATCTGGTTGTTGTGGTGCGACTGCTAGGGGAAATCGATCGATCGTGGCGCTGACATTTGCACCCACTTCCGATACGTTCACCAATTGATGTCCGTATTTTTTATATAGTGCTTGTCCTAGATGCCAAGCCCAGCCCCTGAATAACCACGAACTGCAACCCAAGGCTACGGAACTGCCAATAACTGCGATTTTCAGCCCGGTTGCTGCTTTGATGGGAGATTTTTGCGTTATTGCTTTTTGCGTTATTGCTTCCTGAAAATATCCGTAAGGACAGGATTGTACGAAGCCTAACCAGCCATCTTCTACAATGATGCTCGATGGTAGGTCTTCAGATTCGATCGGTATCCAACGGTTTTGACCCCAAGCTTCCCATTCCACCCTCCCATCAGGAAAGATTCGCACGTACTTGTATTCTACTTTTTGGCGATCGGATGATTCCCAAGATCGATCGAGGTTAATTTCAACATCCGCCCACCATAAAGGATAGCTAAACCCGCTGGTTTTCAAATGTACGCATTTATTTACGTCCCACGATCCTAACTCAGGAGCCGAACCGACCAGCCCGATCAATTCTCCCGTTTGCGTGTGCGCCCTTACCTGGAACCGATACATAGATTTTTTATCTGCTTTATTTAAAAAATAAGATGCTACACAAAAAGGTTAATTAAAATATCGCATTTTGTGATGTGGGAAGATTACTGAACGAGAATAGCTGCACGAGGCAAGTCATCTTTCAACAAAACCCGCTCCTAAAACGCGATCGATACCACTAAAAACTCTCCTGACCGTATCACATCTAACTTTTGGCGTCTGTTTCCGAGATCACCTTTGACAGCTAGTTGTTGTGGACAAAGGATTTTGAATCGATCCCTCAGGTAAGTTTGCGATCAGTTCGACTTGTGCTTGTCGATTAATCTTCCATCCAGTTGCTTCTACTAGATGAAGGTATTGAGTGGCTAAGGGCGTTTGGGGATTTGCGATCGCATCTTTAGAATTAGCAATCGGTCGTACATCTCGCCAAACTGTTTGATTCCTTAAAGTTTCGTTGGGATCGGAGGGTAAGCCGCCACGTCCGGTAATGATAAAACGATCGCCTCTTTGTGCGGGACAGCCAGTAGCAATTTGTTCGCTCACATCCGTAAAATTTTCTGGCAAATTAATTAATCCAGCCGCAGGTTCTACGTTGGGTGTAGTGATTACTACCGTACCGCTGAGATCGGGAGTTCCCCCGGTAGCGGTAATGTCGCTTTGAGAAGTGGGAACGAGTTGATATTCCGTGCCGAAAATGCCTTGTGCGTTAATGCTGACTCGACCGCCACGACCGACTAAAGCATTAGCGCTGATATCGCTATTTTCTAGAGCAACTAATGTATTACTATCAATTTCGATATTCCCACCATCGGTACTACCGGAATTGGTAGTGATACTGCTGTTGCGACGTAGTTGTAAATTTTCTGCGAACAGGCGAATGTTACCACCAGCACCCGCAACAGTAGCGGCGTTGAGACTGCCGTTGCGATCGAGATTCACCGATCGAGCGACAATAGAGAGAGTACCCGCACTTCCCGATCCGAAACTCCGCACATCCAGAGTAGCGCCATCCCGAACGCTCAAAGTTCCGGCATTAATATTTAAGTTACCCCCTGCACCCGTGGCGACTAGCTGAGGTAAGTCAGCACGTCCGGATGAAGTAACCAAAGTAGAAGAAAATCCAGTTTTTTCCGATCCACCAATCACTTCCAAGGATTCCGAAGCATTTATTGTTAAAGTTCCCCCCACACCGGAAGAGAGAGTACCGCTAGAAACGATCGCACCATCAGAAATTACTAGCTTACGAGTGGAAATAGTCAAATCTCCAGACGGAAATGCTGTAAAGGTAGTAGTTCCGGGGCCACTAGTAATTAACCCATCGGGCGA
This region includes:
- a CDS encoding acyl-CoA synthetase, which produces MNLPLIDRANQNPNKIAIVATEGTFKYYNLLQISALIATKLLDNMPDLQEQRVAFLIPAGFQYVATQWGIWRAGGVAVPLCVSHPKPELEYVIDDSGASIIIAHPHFETVLRPIAEERNLRFILTSDTLPEEVGFLPEIDLTRRALILYTSGTTGKPKGVVTTHQNIQVQVTSLISAWGWTSDDRILHVLPLHHIHGIINGLTCALWSGAQCHMLPNFDAEIVCDRISNGDLTLFMAVPTIYVKLIAAWENADRDRQQRISDGCAKMRLMVSGSAALPVRVLEKWQNISGHFLLERYGMTEIGMALSNPLHGERLAGYVGKPLPQVEVRLVDENGELVTPRTPGEIQIKGAGVFLEYWQKPEATEAAFRDGWFCTGDLAVIENDNYRILGRISVDIIKTGGYKVSALEIEEVLRTHPDIQDCAVVGVEDTEWGERVCAALVLKPGSDLSLENLRSWGKERLATYKVPTKIMAVEELPRNAMGKVTKPSVANLFC
- a CDS encoding AAA family ATPase → MKIKVKNLGALKQAEFILGDLTIICGCNNTGKTYATYALFGFLDNWRRIFSLEIKDDKIEQLLANGVISLDIEEYVQQSEQIVAKACEVYTQQLSNIFAAPNKLFKETEFKVNLDIKNINLKSEFELTIGSANVEIFSMNKSQESRELIVTLLVEKDKATIPREILKRTISDALKEIIFAQLIPRPFIASAERTGAAIFRKELNFARNRLLEEMGQANNNINPMDLLFKVHQDYALPIKKNVDFTRELETIFKKSSFIAENYPDILADFSDIIGGEYTVTRNDELYYVPKGRRVKLSMDQSSSAVRSLLDIGFYLRHEAQLGDLLMVDEPELNLHPENQRRVARLFARLINLGIKVFITTHSDYIIKELNTLIMLNHNKPHLKRIAQEEGYRTEELISSDKIKVYIAEEAFITLEGKNRKTKCQTLTTADIDPELGIEARSFDPTIETMNRIQEAIVWGKE
- a CDS encoding DUF1796 family putative cysteine peptidase; translated protein: MYRFQVRAHTQTGELIGLVGSAPELGSWDVNKCVHLKTSGFSYPLWWADVEINLDRSWESSDRQKVEYKYVRIFPDGRVEWEAWGQNRWIPIESEDLPSSIIVEDGWLGFVQSCPYGYFQEAITQKAITQKSPIKAATGLKIAVIGSSVALGCSSWLFRGWAWHLGQALYKKYGHQLVNVSEVGANVSATIDRFPLAVAPQQPDIVIVALSLGNEGLAHCPPHQRKAVQRRFESGLQQLVKMTKELGSIPMLGGLYPNGDYYPEHYALLQETHKRMLSWGVPVLNWLAAVDNGAGRWKVGTSSDPAHPNMAGHRLMFEAIDLSLFEIDKDKLMQRKQLAIQKQENPIYRDNWGFHVFACHESHSLRVINTSKHTYTIAPHWRELQAAIQSNAGLIPGIYIAKTAQTGTQPFFWVKEDSTIETQLDIPPSADIEYSAAYNLFSSKVSQTLFYDGDLGLLKESDRALRIINESDHEYNIHPMWKDIRRILKAMPSGIYEDSLNPDVPFRTMMIGKDGLESRVKVPAKSTVLFEYKCKLSDISRIAILPLGDRCAIRMLLYKMEYDGPAFPFDLTRTTNLGDVADTIATGFHDMWNPNLLDYNHDQRRIYHKKWTGLSFAHEVEETDDPVNDMSPVYERMRVRYSARSQRFWYTLQKCDEVLFVRTGITNRGYVIDLVDKLAAKCQEKPFRVLLISPQSSDEFSEIPHVLHYNLEFNPDQMYEDLGYWMHCTDVMRGILESLGVSSKNLFWCPPNPPKDEIKEIEEG